The Mixta hanseatica genome includes a region encoding these proteins:
- the metN gene encoding methionine ABC transporter ATP-binding protein MetN has protein sequence MIKLSNITKVFQQGTRTITALSDVSLHVPAGQIYGVIGSSGAGKSTLIRCVNLLERPTSGSVLVDGQELTTLSESQLTLARRQIGMIFQHFNLLNSRTVFGNVALPLELDNTPRATIKARVTELLDLVGLADKQDAWPANLSGGQKQRVAIARALASSPKVLLCDEATSALDPATTRAILELLKDINRRLGITILLITHEMDVVKRICDQVAVISNGQLIEKDSVSEVFSHPKTPLAQQFIQSTLHLDIPEDYQQRLQAQSTANSVPLLRLEFTGQSVDAPLLSETARRFNVNNNIISAQMDYAGGVKFGIMLTEMHGSQPETEGAIAYLQQHHVKVEVLGYV, from the coding sequence ATGATAAAACTTTCCAATATTACTAAAGTCTTTCAGCAGGGCACGCGCACCATCACTGCGTTGTCAGACGTTAGCCTACACGTGCCCGCTGGACAAATTTATGGCGTTATCGGTTCATCTGGCGCCGGTAAAAGTACGCTTATCCGCTGCGTTAACCTGCTGGAACGTCCTACTTCCGGCAGCGTTCTGGTTGATGGGCAGGAGCTCACCACGCTTTCAGAAAGTCAGCTTACGCTGGCTCGCCGTCAAATCGGCATGATTTTCCAGCATTTTAACCTGCTTAACTCCCGCACCGTGTTTGGCAACGTGGCGTTGCCGCTTGAGCTGGATAACACTCCGCGCGCCACGATCAAAGCACGCGTGACCGAGCTGCTCGATCTGGTTGGCCTGGCCGATAAGCAAGACGCCTGGCCTGCCAACCTTTCCGGTGGTCAAAAACAGCGTGTCGCGATTGCGCGTGCGCTGGCAAGCAGCCCGAAAGTCCTGCTGTGTGATGAAGCCACCAGCGCGCTCGATCCGGCGACCACCCGCGCCATTCTTGAACTGCTAAAAGATATCAACCGCCGCCTTGGCATTACCATTCTGCTGATTACGCATGAAATGGATGTGGTCAAACGCATCTGCGATCAGGTTGCGGTTATCAGCAACGGTCAGCTGATCGAGAAAGACAGCGTCAGCGAAGTTTTCTCTCATCCGAAAACGCCGCTGGCTCAGCAATTTATTCAGTCGACGCTGCACCTTGATATTCCTGAGGACTATCAGCAGCGTTTGCAGGCGCAGTCTACCGCCAACAGCGTGCCTCTTCTGCGTCTGGAGTTTACCGGTCAGTCGGTTGATGCTCCGCTGCTGTCGGAAACCGCCCGTCGCTTTAATGTTAATAACAATATTATCAGCGCTCAGATGGATTACGCCGGCGGCGTGAAATTCGGCATCATGCTGACGGAAATGCACGGCAGCCAACCAGAGACCGAAGGCGCAATTGCTTATTTACAACAGCATCATGTAAAAGTAGAGGTATTAGGGTATGTCTGA
- the tsaA gene encoding tRNA (N6-threonylcarbamoyladenosine(37)-N6)-methyltransferase TrmO yields the protein MSQFSFAQVGVIKSPWKEKFAVPRQPGLIEDGGGELHLLPPYNQQEAVRGLEDFSHLWLLFVFHQTMEGGWRPTVRPPRLGGNARMGVFATRSTFRPNPIGMSLVELKAVRCQKSQVILELGSLDLIDGTPIVDIKPYLPFAEAIPSARAGFAQSAPPAEMPVRFSAHAQQQLIRHQQRYPQLARFIRQVLAQDPRPAYRKGEEPDREYAVWLLDFNVRWRVTAEGTEVVALDPR from the coding sequence ATGAGCCAGTTTTCTTTCGCGCAGGTTGGCGTGATTAAATCACCCTGGAAAGAGAAATTCGCAGTACCGCGGCAGCCCGGCCTGATTGAAGATGGCGGCGGCGAGCTGCACTTACTTCCTCCCTATAATCAGCAGGAAGCGGTGCGCGGCCTGGAAGATTTCAGCCATCTGTGGCTGCTGTTTGTCTTCCATCAAACCATGGAGGGCGGCTGGCGTCCTACGGTGCGTCCACCGCGCCTGGGCGGTAATGCCCGTATGGGCGTATTCGCTACTCGCTCAACGTTCCGGCCTAATCCTATCGGCATGTCGCTGGTTGAACTGAAAGCCGTACGCTGTCAGAAAAGCCAGGTTATCCTGGAACTGGGCAGTCTTGATCTGATCGACGGTACGCCGATTGTCGATATCAAACCTTATCTGCCTTTCGCGGAAGCGATCCCGTCCGCGCGTGCCGGTTTTGCACAAAGCGCGCCCCCCGCCGAGATGCCGGTGCGTTTTTCTGCCCATGCGCAGCAGCAGCTGATTCGCCACCAACAGCGTTATCCACAGCTGGCGCGTTTTATTCGTCAGGTGCTGGCGCAGGATCCGCGACCGGCCTATCGCAAAGGCGAAGAGCCGGATCGTGAATATGCCGTCTGGCTGCTTGATTTTAACGTGCGCTGGCGCGTTACCGCTGAGGGCACTGAAGTCGTGGCGCTTGATCCGCGCTAA
- a CDS encoding MetQ/NlpA family lipoprotein, with protein MSLFKKIATVGALLSAMALAGCGQEEKDPNHIKVGVIVGAEQQVAEVAQKVAKDKYGLDVELVTFNDYVLPNEALSKGDIDVNAFQHQPYLDAQIKDRGYKLVNVGHTFVYPIAGYSKKIKSLDELQEGAQVAIPNDPTNLGRSLLLLQKVGLIKLKEGVGLQPTSLDIIENPKKLKIVELEAPQLPRSLDDDQIALAVINTTYASQINLTPAKDGIFVEDKDSPYVNMIVAREDNKDAENVKKFVQAYQSDTVAEAANKIFNGGAVKGW; from the coding sequence ATGTCTTTGTTTAAAAAGATTGCCACTGTGGGCGCGCTGCTAAGTGCTATGGCGCTGGCAGGATGTGGTCAGGAAGAGAAAGACCCGAACCATATTAAAGTCGGCGTTATTGTTGGTGCTGAACAGCAGGTTGCTGAAGTCGCGCAGAAAGTCGCAAAAGATAAATATGGTCTGGACGTTGAGCTGGTGACTTTTAATGACTACGTGCTGCCTAACGAAGCGTTAAGCAAGGGCGATATCGATGTTAACGCCTTCCAGCACCAGCCTTACCTTGATGCGCAAATCAAGGATCGCGGCTATAAGCTGGTTAACGTAGGTCATACCTTTGTGTATCCGATTGCTGGCTACTCTAAAAAGATAAAATCGTTAGATGAGCTGCAGGAAGGCGCGCAGGTTGCCATTCCGAACGACCCGACTAATCTTGGCCGTTCTCTGCTGCTGCTGCAAAAAGTGGGTCTGATCAAGTTAAAAGAGGGTGTAGGCCTGCAGCCGACCTCGCTGGATATTATCGAGAATCCGAAAAAGCTGAAGATTGTTGAGCTGGAAGCACCGCAGCTGCCGCGTTCACTGGATGACGATCAGATTGCTCTGGCGGTAATCAATACCACCTACGCCAGCCAGATTAACCTGACGCCAGCCAAAGACGGTATCTTTGTTGAGGATAAAGATTCTCCTTACGTGAACATGATTGTTGCGCGCGAAGATAATAAAGATGCGGAAAATGTGAAGAAGTTTGTTCAGGCGTATCAGTCTGACACCGTGGCAGAGGCCGCTAACAAAATCTTTAACGGCGGTGCGGTTAAAGGCTGGTAA
- a CDS encoding methionine ABC transporter permease MetI encodes MSEAMMWLLGRGVWETLMMTFVSGFFGFVLGLPVGVLLYITRPGQIMANNKLYRVLSALVNIFRSIPFIILLVWMIPFTRAIVGTSIGLQAAIVPLTVGAAPFIARMVENALLELPTGLIEASRAMGATPMQIIRKVLLPEALPGLVNAATITLITLVGYSAMGGAVGAGGLGQIGYQYGYIGYNATVMNTVLVLLVVLVYLIQFCGDRIVRAVTHK; translated from the coding sequence ATGTCTGAGGCAATGATGTGGTTACTGGGTCGCGGCGTATGGGAAACGCTGATGATGACCTTTGTCTCTGGCTTTTTTGGCTTTGTGCTGGGCTTGCCGGTGGGCGTTCTACTTTATATCACCCGTCCAGGCCAGATTATGGCCAATAACAAGCTGTATCGGGTACTGTCCGCGCTGGTGAATATTTTCCGCTCGATTCCGTTTATTATCCTGCTGGTCTGGATGATCCCTTTCACCCGCGCCATTGTCGGCACCTCCATCGGGCTACAGGCGGCCATCGTTCCGCTAACCGTCGGCGCCGCGCCTTTTATCGCGCGTATGGTGGAAAACGCCTTGCTGGAGCTGCCTACCGGGCTGATTGAAGCCTCACGGGCGATGGGCGCCACGCCGATGCAGATCATTCGTAAAGTTCTGCTGCCGGAAGCCTTGCCGGGTCTGGTAAATGCGGCCACTATTACCTTGATTACGCTGGTTGGCTATTCTGCTATGGGCGGTGCCGTAGGTGCCGGCGGCTTAGGGCAGATTGGTTACCAGTATGGCTACATCGGCTATAACGCCACGGTAATGAATACCGTTCTGGTTTTACTGGTAGTACTGGTCTATCTCATTCAATTCTGTGGCGACCGCATCGTTCGTGCTGTCACACATAAATAA
- the gmhB gene encoding D-glycero-beta-D-manno-heptose 1,7-bisphosphate 7-phosphatase, whose amino-acid sequence MTAKVPAIFLDRDGTVNVDHGYVHEIDDFQFIDGVIEAMQELKKMGYALVLVTNQSGIARGMYSEDQFMQLTEWMDWSLADRDVDLDGIYYCPHHPEAAVESYRQQCDCRKPQPGMLLSAMKELNIDMAASYMVGDKIDDIQAGKTAGVGTTVLVRSGETVTAEGEKAADWVIDSLADLPKRIKQG is encoded by the coding sequence GTGACGGCTAAAGTCCCGGCGATATTTCTTGATCGCGATGGCACAGTGAATGTGGACCATGGTTATGTCCATGAGATTGATGATTTTCAGTTTATCGACGGCGTCATTGAGGCGATGCAGGAACTGAAAAAAATGGGGTATGCGCTGGTGCTGGTGACTAACCAGTCCGGTATTGCGCGCGGTATGTATAGCGAAGATCAGTTTATGCAGCTAACAGAGTGGATGGACTGGTCGCTGGCGGATAGAGATGTAGATTTGGATGGTATCTATTATTGTCCGCATCATCCTGAAGCAGCGGTAGAGAGCTACCGTCAGCAGTGCGACTGCCGTAAACCGCAGCCGGGTATGCTGCTGAGCGCAATGAAAGAGCTGAACATCGATATGGCCGCTTCTTATATGGTTGGCGATAAGATTGATGATATTCAGGCGGGCAAAACAGCAGGCGTGGGCACAACGGTATTAGTGCGCAGCGGTGAAACCGTTACGGCGGAAGGCGAAAAAGCGGCTGATTGGGTAATAGATAGTCTTGCCGACCTGCCAAAACGGATAAAACAGGGGTAA
- the rcsF gene encoding Rcs stress response system protein RcsF yields MRALPLCLLALSLTGCSLLHKPYKPITAPEARPTTTETPARPVARPAPVKLYTDTTELLSNPFRDLGEVSGEDCQTNRQDSPPNINTARKRMQIRASYLKANAVLLHKCEIVNESKGCYRQAICQGTALKVSGK; encoded by the coding sequence ATGCGCGCGTTACCGCTTTGTTTGTTGGCGCTTTCGCTGACAGGTTGCTCTTTGCTACATAAGCCCTATAAGCCGATTACCGCGCCCGAAGCCCGGCCGACCACCACGGAAACGCCTGCCCGCCCGGTAGCGCGCCCCGCTCCGGTGAAGTTGTATACCGATACGACCGAGCTACTCAGCAATCCTTTCCGCGACTTAGGCGAAGTATCAGGCGAAGATTGCCAGACCAACCGTCAGGACTCGCCGCCAAACATCAATACCGCGCGTAAGCGTATGCAGATCCGTGCTTCTTATTTAAAAGCTAATGCGGTGCTGCTGCATAAATGTGAAATCGTCAACGAAAGCAAAGGCTGTTATCGGCAGGCGATCTGTCAGGGCACGGCGCTAAAAGTATCCGGTAAATGA